A window of Citrus sinensis cultivar Valencia sweet orange chromosome 7, DVS_A1.0, whole genome shotgun sequence contains these coding sequences:
- the LOC102619827 gene encoding putative receptor-like protein kinase At5g39000: MATFTTLYFIIPFFCLVHSAAAEQTSPPYIPTDYILIICGESSNTTSSDGRNWDGDAHSKFSSSNSATKSFTSRASFQENSVPQVPYMTARVFPEEFTYTFPVSPGPKFLRLHFYPAPYLLGQQQGGLDNNDTISTSFFTVSANKYTLLRNFSAHLTVSAIIPPVAYFFKEFIISVSSSQMLNLTFSPSSSSSYAFINGIEVVSMPDNLYLQQSDGDRSIPFINSNTIFSFDKPVALETAYRLNVGGAHVSAKDDTGMFREWLDDTNYIYGAASGVTPHLPGARIKYTSDTPAYIAPVIVYTTSRTMGKDPNINKKYNLTWNFSVDPGFNYLVRLHFCETQLEITRENQRVFSIFINNQTAENDADVIHWSGGSGIPVFKDYVVWVPIDAIEKESKQDFWLALHPFLDLDPLPKYADAILNGLEIFKLNNSDGNLAGPNPASKPPPEPKPGKQQNVKNNKGRVILIIIIAAVLGSIFALVSLLYFFFLRKKKRVNVNESASEVKTKSSQSWVPFSYALTATNTNTASSLPSDLCRRFSLTEIKQATCDFADHCIIGSGGFGHVFKGYIDDGSITVAVKRLNTSSMQGAREFRTEIEMISELRHLHIVSLLGFCDEHGEMILVYEFMPRGNLRDHLYNSQKQNQNQNQNQNSPLTWKRRLEISIGAARGLHYLHAGAKHTIIHRDVKSTNILLDENWAAKISDFGLSRMGPSGMSQSHVSTVVKGSFGYVDPEYIRRQQLTEKSDVYSFGVVLLEVLCGRPPMINGAVRKEEVSLVLWARVSRARGTVDQIVDPRLRGKIAPVCLNKFVEIAGSCTDEEGFRRPTMGDVAWGLEFALQLQEAAEKSDQGRPLVPRGEVITSSTTTDSDEPFSRSSGQVSESKSNTTSSGADGERIRVRSENVFTEIMDPKGR; encoded by the coding sequence ATGGCCACCTTCACTACTCTTTACTTTATCATCCCTTTCTTCTGTCTCGTCCACTCTGCAGCTGCCGAACAAACTTCTCCTCCGTACATTCCTACAGACTATATTCTTATCATCTGCGGCGAATCATCTAACACCACATCATCCGACGGCAGAAACTGGGACGGCGATGCTCACTCCAAATTTTCTTCCTCTAATTCAGCAACAAAATCGTTTACGTCCAGAGCATCTTTCCAAGAAAACTCGGTTCCGCAAGTTCCCTACATGACAGCCCGTGTCTTTCCCGAGGAATTCACTTACACTTTCCCTGTTTCACCAGGTCCAAAATTTCTCCGCCTTCACTTCTACCCAGCTCCATACTTACTGGGGCAGCAACAAGGTGGCCTTGATAATAATGACACAATATCCACTTCCTTCTTCACTGTCTCCGCTAATAAATACACTCTCTTACGCAACTTCAGTGCCCATCTAACTGTTTCCGCAATTATTCCTCCGGttgcttattttttcaaagagTTTATCATCTCTGTGTCCAGCAGTCAAATGTTGAACCTGACCTTTTCTCCATCTTCATCAAGTTCTTATGCATTCATCAATGGTATTGAAGTAGTTTCCATGCCAGACAATCTATACCTTCAGCAAAGTGATGGAGATAGATCTATTCCCTTTATAAACAGCAACactattttctcttttgataAGCCTGTCGCCCTGGAAACAGCTTATCGGCTAAATGTTGGCGGTGCGCATGTCTCTGCCAAAGATGATACTGGCATGTTCAGGGAATGGCTGGACGatacaaattatatttacgGGGCTGCTTCTGGAGTGACACCGCATCTGCCTGGTGCCAGAATAAAATACACTAGTGATACCCCAGCTTACATTGCACCAGTTATCGTCTACACTACTTCACGTACAATGGGAAAAGATCCTAACATCAACAAGAAATATAACCTGACTTGGAACTTCTCCGTCGATCCAGGATTCAATTACTTGGTGAGGCTCCATTTTTGTGAGACTCAATTGGAGATAACGCGTGAGAATCAACGAGTGTTTTCTATATTCATCAACAATCAAACGGCAGAAAATGATGCGGATGTAATCCACTGGAGTGGCGGTTCAGGGATTCCAGTGTTCAAGGATTACGTTGTGTGGGTTCCAATTGATGCTATTGAGAAAGAGAGTAAGCAAGACTTTTGGCTCGCCCTGCATCCGTTTTTGGACCTGGATCCTTTGCCTAAATATGCCGATGCTATCTTGAATGGTTTGGAGATATTCAAGTTAAACAATTCGGATGGTAATCTTGCTGGACCAAACCCTGCTTCTAAACCACCACCCGAACCCAAACCAGGGAAACAACAGAATGTaaagaacaataaagggaGGGTAATCTTGATTATCATCATTGCAGCTGTGCTTGGTAGTATCTTTGCATTAGTTTCTCTTttgtatttcttctttttacgaaagaagaagagagttaaTGTGAATGAATCTGCCAGTGAAGTTAAGACCAAATCTTCGCAGAGTTGGGTTCCATTCTCCTATGCATTGACCGCAACAAATACCAACACTGCTTCGTCACTTCCATCTGATCTTTGCCGTCGGTTTTCACTCACCGAAATCAAACAAGCCACCTGTGATTTCGCAGATCATTGTATCATTGGCTCTGGTGGATTTGGTCACGTGTTTAAGGGATACATAGATGATGGGTCGATTACAGTTGCGGTTAAACGTTTAAATACGTCATCCATGCAAGGAGCCCGAGAGTTTCGGACAGAGATTGAGATGATCTCCGAGCTTCGCCACCTTCATATCGTGTCTTTACTCGGCTTCTGTGATGAACATGGCGAGATGATTCTTGTTTACGAGTTCATGCCGCGTGGAAACCTCAGAGACCATCTCTATAACTCGCAGAAGCagaatcagaaccagaaccagAACCAGAACTCTCCTCTGACATGGAAACGCCGCCTGGAAATCAGTATTGGGGCTGCACGGGGACTGCATTACCTCCATGCAGGCGCAAAACACACGATCATTCACCGGGACGTCAAGTCAACGAACATATTACTGGACGAGAATTGGGCGGCCAAGATTTCAGATTTTGGCCTGTCAAGGATGGGCCCCTCGGGCATGTCTCAAAGCCACGTCAGCACCGTCGTGAAGGGAAGCTTCGGTTATGTCGACCCGGAGTACATCCGCAGGCAGCAGCTCACGGAAAAGTCTGACGTGTACTCATTCGGTGTGGTGTTATTAGAAGTTTTATGTGGGAGGCCACCTATGATCAACGGTGCCGTACGGAAAGAGGAAGTGAGTTTGGTGTTGTGGGCCCGGGTCTCTCGAGCGAGGGGAACCGTTGATCAAATCGTGGACCCACGTTTAAGGGGAAAGATTGCGCCAGTCTGTTTGAACAAGTTTGTGGAGATAGCTGGGAGTTGTACGGACGAGGAGGGATTCAGACGGCCAACGATGGGTGACGTGGCGTGGGGCCTTGAGTTTGCATTACAGCTGCAGGAGGCGGCTGAGAAGAGTGATCAGGGAAGGCCACTCGTGCCACGTGGAGAGGTGATCACTTCTTCTACGACGACTGATAGTGATGAGCCGTTTAGTCGGTCAAGTGGACAAGTGTCAGAATCGAAGAGCAACACAACAAGTAGTGGCGCTGATGGTGAGAGAATAAGAGTTAGATCCGAAAATGTTTTCACGGAAATTATGGACCCAAAGGGAAGGTAG
- the LOC102620102 gene encoding RING-H2 finger protein ATL78-like, translated as MLPLSTNFKLKCLTKLPLNMSTTPSTTTQLFQDFLGKFHSRKLLLQNQQPVIAAPPSNRGGESSFDSNVLMVLSVLLCALICAIGLASLVKCSLRCSRLEASESSANSSGSGSCSSGIKQKALKTFTVVKYSTELKLPGLDTECVICLSEFAPGERVRLLPKCNHGFHVRCIDKWLRSNSSCPKCRHCLIESCQKIVGCSQASSSSMAMQESVSNIVPLEPESAVCSYR; from the coding sequence ATGCTACCACTCTCCACGAATTTCAAACTGAAATGTCTAACTAAACTCCCTCTAAACATGTCAACAACACCTTCCACCACCACGCAACTATTCCAAGATTTTCTCGGAAAATTTCATTCAAGAAAATTACTCTTACAAAATCAACAACCAGTGATAGCTGCTCCTCCATCTAACCGCGGCGGCGAAAGCAGCTTCGACTCAAATGTTCTGATGGTCCTCTCAGTCCTCTTATGTGCCCTAATTTGTGCTATAGGGTTGGCTTCTCTTGTAAAGTGTTCATTAAGGTGCTCAAGATTAGAAGCTTCTGAGTCTTCAGCAAACTCCTCAGGTTCCGGGTCCTGCAGCTCAGGAATCAAGCAAAAAGCGTTAAAGACTTTCACTGTAGTAAAGTACTCAACAGAGTTGAAGCTTCCAGGTTTGGACACAGAATGTGTTATATGCCTTTCAGAATTTGCTCCTGGTGAGCGTGTACGGCTCCTGCCCAAATGCAACCATGGCTTTCACGTTCGTTGCATCGATAAGTGGCTTAGATCAAATTCTTCATGCCCGAAATGCAGGCATTGCCTTATTGAAAGTTGCCAGAAGATCGTGGGATGTAGCCAGGCTAGCTCCTCATCCATGGCAATGCAAGAAAGTGTTTCAAATATTGTGCCACTAGAACCCGAAAGTGCAGTATGCAGTTATAGATAA
- the LOC102620381 gene encoding RING-H2 finger protein ATL78, translating to MTHDLVTTNSTLHLLFPLYKQINLIQLNSQKFFKLPSMSITSSTSRKIFQDFLGEFYSRRSLLTAPPPVPGKSHDPAEVYTGNNTFDANVVMVLSVLLCALICSLGLNSIIRCVVRCSSLVASRSGASNSAAILPNKGIKQKALKTFPVVSYSAELNLAGLDTECVICLSEFAAGDRLRLLPKCNHGFHVRCIDKWLSSHSSCPKCRHCLIETCQKIIGCSQAASSSENPVTAQETIVTITPLEPEGLIRNYRGIS from the coding sequence atgacaCATGATCTTGTTACAACTAACTCAACTCTCCACCTTTTGTTCCCTCTATATAAGCAAATTAATCTAATTCAATTGAACTCTCAGAAATTCTTTAAACTTCCATCAATGTCTATCACTTCTTCCACTTCCAGAAAAATTTTTCAGGATTTTCTTGGGGAATTTTACTCAAGAAGATCGCTACTAACTGCTCCGCCTCCGGTCCCCGGAAAAAGCCATGATCCAGCAGAAGTATACACAGGCAATAATACCTTTGATGCAAATGTTGTTATGGTTCTTTCAGTCTTACTTTGTGCCCTAATTTGCTCACTAGGATTGAACTCCATCATCAGATGTGTTGTCAGATGCTCAAGTTTGGTAGCCTCCAGGTCCGGCGCCAGCAACTCGGCAGCCATATTACCCAACAAAGGCATCAAGCAAAAGGCCTTAAAGACTTTTCCGGTAGTGAGCTACTCAGCTGAGCTGAACCTCGCAGGTTTGGACACAGAGTGTGTCATATGCTTATCGGAGTTCGCAGCTGGAGATCGTCTCCGGCTGCTGCCTAAGTGCAACCATGGATTCCATGTCCGGTGCATCGATAAGTGGCTTAGCTCACACTCATCTTGCCCTAAATGCAGACATTGCTTGATAGAAACTTGCCAGAAGATCATTGGTTGCAGTCAAGCTGCTAGCTCATCAGAAAACCCCGTAACAGCTCAAGAAACTATTGTTACAATAACTCCACTGGAACCTGAAGGTTTGATACGTAATTATAGGGGAATTAGCtag